In Candidatus Aenigmatarchaeota archaeon, the following are encoded in one genomic region:
- a CDS encoding cysteine hydrolase yields MNLPEKQCLLVIDMQRDFLASDGYYVKSGKDIGPMLKAKENIEAQIHESQGKMLVVYVVSQYFLGQFGEGKSICVKGTKGSKLVIDKKFADAVIVKQGYSAFSNPSLLALLKKHSITTLTIVGLTTENCIRSTALDALGLGFRVIVPEECVATNRERTALHEAALKEIEQRIQGKDVASRSVARSR; encoded by the coding sequence ATGAACCTTCCTGAGAAGCAGTGCCTCCTTGTAATAGATATGCAAAGGGACTTTTTGGCAAGTGATGGCTATTATGTAAAGTCCGGGAAGGATATAGGCCCGATGCTTAAAGCAAAAGAAAATATTGAGGCACAGATACATGAGAGCCAGGGAAAAATGCTGGTCGTATATGTGGTTTCACAATACTTTCTGGGACAATTTGGAGAAGGGAAATCCATATGTGTTAAGGGCACGAAGGGCTCAAAACTTGTGATAGATAAAAAGTTTGCTGATGCTGTGATTGTAAAACAAGGTTACAGCGCTTTTTCAAACCCCTCTCTTTTGGCCCTTCTCAAGAAACATAGTATAACGACGCTAACTATTGTGGGTTTGACTACCGAAAACTGCATTAGATCTACCGCTCTTGATGCCTTGGGCCTAGGTTTTAGGGTGATCGTGCCTGAAGAGTGCGTGGCAACCAACAGGGAACGAACAGCTCTTCATGAGGCAGCTCTTAAGGAGATAGAGCAGAGGATTCAAGGGAAAGATGTTGCAAGTAGGTCTGTTGCTAGAAGTAGATGA
- a CDS encoding type II secretion system F family protein, producing the protein MSYKTLGKKLIGFFPGLEVNLKHAEIKLAPEMYLGRLVMASTFFSTLMLAIMTVIYVIFRNPGLLMFLIIIPLAGFGITFFYGMSYPRLIISKRTANLEKNLLFALRHLLVEIRSGISLYEALLSVGRSNYGALSEEFKKMTKMISMGVPENKAMEEVMIKNPSTNFRRAMWQITNSMQAGYDVGDTIEELVKEFSMEQRTAIRMYGAQLNSLALVYMIFAIILPSIGVCFLIILSFFSKFPVSQGILMLLMAVVTIFQFMFIGIIKSKRPKVE; encoded by the coding sequence ATGAGCTACAAAACGCTAGGTAAAAAGCTAATCGGCTTTTTTCCAGGGCTGGAAGTAAATCTTAAGCATGCCGAGATAAAGTTAGCGCCAGAGATGTATCTTGGAAGGCTTGTCATGGCTTCAACATTTTTCTCCACACTAATGCTCGCCATAATGACTGTCATTTACGTGATTTTCAGAAATCCCGGGCTCCTGATGTTCCTCATAATCATCCCATTGGCGGGTTTTGGAATTACCTTCTTTTATGGCATGTCCTACCCGCGGCTCATAATATCAAAGAGGACCGCAAACCTTGAGAAAAACCTCCTCTTTGCGCTAAGGCATCTTTTGGTAGAGATAAGGTCAGGAATCTCACTTTATGAAGCGTTGCTATCTGTTGGGAGGTCTAATTATGGCGCCCTTTCCGAAGAATTCAAAAAGATGACAAAAATGATTTCAATGGGGGTTCCTGAAAATAAGGCAATGGAAGAGGTAATGATTAAAAATCCCTCAACGAATTTCCGGCGTGCAATGTGGCAGATTACCAACTCCATGCAGGCGGGCTATGATGTGGGGGATACTATTGAAGAACTAGTAAAAGAATTTTCGATGGAGCAAAGAACTGCCATCCGGATGTATGGCGCCCAGCTTAACTCTCTTGCGCTTGTATATATGATATTTGCCATAATCCTTCCCTCAATCGGTGTGTGCTTTCTCATCATACTCTCCTTTTTCTCCAAGTTTCCCGTCTCCCAGGGGATACTTATGCTCCTGATGGCAGTGGTGACAATCTTTCAGTTCATGTTTATTGGAATAATAAAATCCAAGAGGCCAAAAGTAGAATGA
- a CDS encoding type II secretion system F family protein: protein MTYQTRMGRYLKTSGLDLELEKFIQLASGIFLALSLLGIVAYFLLGPKYFLITIGLAFLAEGVMHYSLVSLSKKRAAIAEEMLPDALRLIASNLRAGIIPEKAFIDSARPEFGPLSLQIKEAGKAMMLGSQIKHAFMKIPEKIDSDLLRKTVNLIAEGIGRGANLSSLLDGLADDMKSTMMLKKDIKAQVASYSMFIMLAIGIGAPILFSASLFLVETLIGLGSILPSESLNAGGISLSFTGLLITKEFLLYYQIGLMCVSSLFGAILIGLISEGKEFAGIRYIPILLTMNLALFYFVKFTVLANFSIF from the coding sequence ATGACATACCAGACTAGGATGGGGAGATATCTTAAAACCAGCGGGCTTGACCTAGAATTGGAAAAGTTTATACAACTGGCCAGCGGCATATTTTTGGCACTCTCTCTCCTGGGAATTGTCGCATACTTTCTGCTTGGCCCAAAATATTTCCTTATCACAATCGGGCTGGCCTTTCTGGCTGAAGGAGTAATGCACTATTCCCTCGTATCACTCTCAAAAAAGAGGGCTGCTATTGCCGAAGAAATGCTTCCAGACGCACTCCGGCTTATTGCTTCAAACCTCAGAGCAGGAATTATCCCTGAAAAGGCGTTCATTGACAGCGCGCGCCCAGAATTTGGGCCGCTAAGCCTGCAGATAAAAGAAGCTGGAAAGGCCATGATGCTTGGAAGCCAGATAAAGCACGCATTCATGAAGATTCCAGAGAAGATAGATTCCGACCTCTTAAGAAAAACCGTAAACCTGATTGCTGAAGGAATTGGCAGGGGCGCTAACCTCTCCTCTCTTCTCGACGGGCTTGCAGACGACATGAAAAGCACCATGATGCTGAAAAAAGACATAAAGGCCCAAGTCGCCTCTTACTCAATGTTCATCATGCTCGCTATAGGCATAGGCGCGCCTATCCTTTTCTCGGCATCCCTGTTTTTAGTAGAAACCCTCATAGGTTTGGGCTCGATTCTTCCAAGCGAAAGCCTAAATGCAGGAGGCATATCCCTTAGTTTCACAGGCCTACTCATAACCAAAGAATTCCTGCTATACTACCAGATAGGGCTTATGTGTGTTTCTTCCCTGTTCGGGGCAATCCTGATAGGACTCATCTCCGAAGGAAAGGAGTTTGCTGGAATCCGTTACATACCCATTCTGCTCACAATGAACCTTGCGCTTTTCTACTTCGTGAAATTCACCGTGCTTGCAAACTTCTCGATATTCTAA